From the Leptospira sp. WS60.C2 genome, one window contains:
- a CDS encoding DNA mismatch repair protein, whose product MYSQRKEQLQFAKRTLQFLEEEILRLTGEFKKLKTREHWEYPVFVRNHPLSIDLDLCTKQGFLGVFDTSITSDGFQTYVSRFLQDPNVPSLSDPSWIEGILKQRKYSFQLMRKFLVLDAEPNEKFEIPKIEQHADFWQKRKWLRWIFPIWGVITPVYLILGLLFDLPFLPLILLFNGLLFVSYRKESSILWKEIKTFSTTANRFKKTFLFLSKNRNVTKQMLKNITGLGDSSELLVSPLPHFVFNVIVLWDLWKIQSLQKWKSVHSQNWNELQDKIIQIDSVLPMLNFGFLNPEGNFAQMAMNGSLGSESIVHPLLPKSNRVFNPLPEMKPGDLMIVTGSNMSGKTTYLRSIAMSLLLAGSGAPVIGKGFVYPKFQIHTLIRSQDSMEDGVSFFYSEVRRLSSIIQDANSSQTIPILFLDEILKGTNSKERFIATREILSVLREKNCIVFLTTHDLKLAEIAWAKRFHFTELEKDGQMDFDYQIREGVSSSTNALKILKKEGIPIRNEDV is encoded by the coding sequence TTGTATTCCCAAAGGAAAGAACAACTTCAGTTTGCCAAACGAACTCTCCAGTTCTTAGAAGAAGAAATCTTACGCCTCACAGGTGAGTTTAAAAAACTCAAAACAAGAGAACATTGGGAATATCCAGTGTTTGTGAGAAATCATCCTCTTTCGATTGATTTGGATCTTTGCACCAAACAAGGGTTTTTGGGCGTATTCGATACATCCATCACATCCGATGGATTCCAAACCTACGTATCTCGATTTTTACAAGACCCAAATGTTCCTTCCCTTTCTGATCCTAGTTGGATCGAAGGAATTCTGAAACAAAGAAAATACAGCTTCCAGTTGATGCGAAAATTTTTAGTTCTGGATGCCGAACCAAATGAAAAATTTGAAATCCCAAAAATAGAACAGCACGCCGATTTTTGGCAGAAACGAAAGTGGCTTCGCTGGATCTTTCCGATTTGGGGAGTGATCACACCTGTTTATTTGATTCTTGGTTTGTTATTTGATCTTCCTTTTTTACCTCTGATTCTACTGTTCAACGGCCTTTTGTTTGTGAGTTACCGCAAAGAATCGTCTATACTTTGGAAGGAAATCAAAACCTTCAGTACCACTGCCAATCGATTCAAAAAAACATTTCTTTTTCTTTCGAAGAACAGAAATGTCACAAAACAAATGTTAAAGAATATTACGGGACTGGGGGATTCCTCTGAACTTTTGGTCTCTCCTCTTCCTCATTTCGTATTCAATGTAATTGTTTTATGGGATCTTTGGAAAATCCAATCCCTTCAAAAATGGAAATCCGTTCACTCTCAAAACTGGAATGAATTACAAGACAAAATCATCCAAATTGATTCCGTCCTTCCGATGTTGAATTTTGGATTCCTCAATCCAGAAGGAAATTTTGCTCAAATGGCAATGAATGGATCTCTTGGTTCCGAATCCATTGTCCATCCACTTCTACCGAAATCCAATCGCGTTTTTAACCCATTGCCTGAAATGAAACCTGGGGATTTGATGATTGTCACTGGTTCCAATATGAGCGGAAAAACAACATACTTACGATCTATCGCCATGTCTCTGTTACTCGCTGGATCAGGTGCTCCCGTAATCGGGAAAGGATTTGTATATCCAAAATTTCAAATTCATACACTGATTCGATCACAAGATTCTATGGAAGATGGAGTTTCCTTTTTTTATTCAGAAGTGCGACGATTATCTTCCATCATTCAAGATGCAAATAGTTCCCAAACAATTCCCATACTCTTTTTGGATGAAATTCTAAAAGGAACAAACTCAAAAGAAAGGTTTATCGCAACAAGGGAAATCTTGTCTGTGTTACGTGAAAAAAACTGTATCGTGTTTTTGACGACTCACGACTTAAAACTTGCAGAGATTGCATGGGCAAAACGATTTCATTTCACGGAACTCGAGAAAGATGGACAAATGGATTTTGATTATCAAATTAGGGAAGGAGTTTCAAGTTCTACGAATGCATTAAAGATTTTAAAAAAGGAAGGAATCCCGATTCGAAACGAAGACGTTTGA
- a CDS encoding long-chain fatty acid--CoA ligase, whose translation MANNLAEVYKESAEKFGPRPAFWYKNAQKDYQALTYKQLYEDGIALAEALIDLGVKAREHVGVLADNRVEWIIADCAVLTAGAANVPRGSDITDSEIVYILNHSEAKVVFLENDKVYEKYKNNKSQVKSVKTLIIMDKDTKLKSGAGILHFYELLEKGRDLRAKGKREAEKRMAGIKPDDLYTLIYTSGTTGMPKGVMLMHSNMIHQMHYVVPRVAKVTPDDRMLSILPVWHIFERVVEYFAIINGGSTYYTKVTELRNDIQKARPTFMASAPRVWESIYNGIYTRINDPKQTPPVRRILFKVAYFFSKHYHASIRFLKGWEVDYEGRNILHSLVLSVVSIFKLLFTGPFTLTILSLIASQFLIPEGSAFKTPLYVVAGLGVLFNAFTLDRIVLSKIRQATGGHLRATLSGGGALQKHVDAFFMDIGITVLEGYGMTETGPVISARTFDRPIMGSVGDIVPLSQVQIRDDAGNVLCHIDDKKNIIFGKLGVKGVVHIKGPQVMKGYYKNPETTKKTIVDNWMNTGDIGMINFKKTLTLTGRAKDTIVLLGGENVEPVPIENKIDESPYIKQSMVVGQDQKVLGAIIVPDFDALIPWAEENGITEKSPEKLITHPKIVEFYKKEVRNFNSVKTGFKNFEQVQYVTLITKPFEVGDELTNLMKMKRHVITEKYKDRILELYKNS comes from the coding sequence ATGGCAAATAACCTAGCAGAAGTTTATAAGGAATCCGCAGAAAAATTTGGTCCAAGACCAGCATTTTGGTATAAAAATGCACAGAAGGATTACCAAGCCCTTACCTATAAACAACTTTATGAAGATGGTATCGCACTTGCTGAGGCCCTAATTGATTTAGGCGTAAAGGCAAGAGAACATGTCGGTGTTCTTGCTGACAACCGAGTGGAATGGATCATTGCAGATTGTGCCGTGTTGACTGCTGGAGCGGCCAATGTTCCTCGTGGTTCCGACATCACAGACTCGGAAATTGTATATATTTTAAACCACTCCGAGGCCAAAGTTGTTTTTTTAGAAAACGATAAGGTTTACGAAAAATACAAAAATAACAAATCCCAAGTGAAATCGGTGAAAACCTTGATCATTATGGATAAAGACACCAAACTCAAGTCAGGTGCAGGGATTCTTCATTTTTACGAACTTTTGGAAAAAGGTAGAGACCTTCGTGCCAAAGGGAAACGAGAAGCAGAGAAACGAATGGCAGGAATCAAACCTGACGATTTGTATACTTTGATTTACACTTCTGGAACCACTGGTATGCCCAAAGGTGTGATGCTCATGCATTCCAACATGATCCACCAAATGCATTATGTTGTCCCTCGTGTTGCCAAAGTAACACCAGATGACAGAATGTTATCCATCCTCCCTGTATGGCATATCTTTGAACGAGTTGTAGAATACTTCGCTATCATCAATGGAGGTTCTACGTATTACACAAAAGTAACGGAACTTCGTAACGACATCCAAAAAGCAAGGCCAACCTTTATGGCATCTGCGCCAAGGGTTTGGGAAAGTATCTACAACGGAATCTATACTCGTATCAATGATCCAAAACAAACTCCTCCCGTAAGAAGAATCCTATTTAAGGTGGCTTACTTTTTTTCTAAGCATTACCATGCATCGATTCGTTTCTTGAAAGGTTGGGAAGTCGATTACGAAGGAAGAAATATTCTTCACTCATTGGTTCTTTCCGTTGTTTCGATCTTTAAACTATTGTTTACTGGTCCATTCACTCTTACGATCCTCTCTTTGATCGCATCGCAGTTTTTGATACCTGAAGGTAGTGCATTCAAAACTCCACTGTATGTAGTAGCGGGACTTGGGGTTTTGTTTAACGCTTTCACTTTGGATCGTATTGTACTTTCCAAAATCAGACAAGCCACAGGTGGTCACTTACGTGCGACTCTTTCTGGTGGTGGGGCTCTTCAAAAACACGTGGATGCCTTCTTTATGGATATCGGAATTACAGTTCTTGAAGGATACGGTATGACAGAAACTGGACCTGTGATTTCCGCTCGTACGTTTGATCGTCCTATTATGGGATCTGTGGGTGATATCGTTCCTCTCAGCCAAGTTCAGATTCGTGATGATGCAGGGAATGTTCTTTGCCATATCGATGACAAAAAAAATATTATCTTTGGTAAGTTAGGTGTTAAGGGTGTGGTTCATATCAAGGGACCTCAAGTAATGAAAGGATATTATAAGAATCCTGAAACCACCAAAAAAACCATCGTAGACAATTGGATGAACACCGGTGATATCGGGATGATTAACTTCAAGAAGACCCTCACACTCACTGGTCGTGCAAAAGATACAATTGTGTTACTCGGTGGTGAAAACGTAGAGCCAGTACCCATTGAAAATAAAATTGATGAATCACCTTACATCAAACAGTCGATGGTAGTGGGACAAGATCAAAAGGTACTTGGAGCAATCATTGTTCCTGATTTTGATGCTCTTATCCCTTGGGCAGAAGAAAACGGAATCACAGAAAAAAGCCCTGAAAAATTGATCACACATCCAAAGATCGTAGAATTCTACAAAAAGGAAGTTCGTAATTTTAACAGTGTTAAAACTGGATTCAAAAATTTCGAACAGGTGCAGTATGTCACTCTCATCACGAAACCATTTGAAGTGGGGGACGAACTCACCAACCTCATGAAGATGAAACGACATGTGATCACAGAAAAATACAAAGACAGAATTTTGGAGCTCTACAAAAACAGTTAA
- a CDS encoding enoyl-CoA hydratase/isomerase family protein yields the protein MTPFAEIFHGDRILEIKMQSNEKNTFDFETFVLFQQILNKHASNSNLRVLLFTSAQTQFFSNGIEPTLMYGKSEVDVRKSVEQLLRTAQTYFHFPVPTIAVINGHCMAAGAVFALFSDYRYMVDKGGRIGFSEAIVGLNFPCIPTIILQDLVGVKATRDLLFTGKQIKGPEAKEMGLVDELFSAEDLYPEAMKLAESLSKLTLNSSRGMKTALREPYRAQMESLFQLDADLFTKVILSPDGQEGFLSLIEKRRPKFTT from the coding sequence ATGACTCCTTTTGCAGAGATCTTTCATGGAGACCGCATCTTGGAAATCAAGATGCAGTCCAATGAAAAGAATACATTTGATTTTGAAACTTTTGTTTTATTCCAACAAATTCTAAACAAACACGCAAGTAACTCTAACTTGCGAGTTTTACTTTTCACTTCCGCCCAAACTCAGTTTTTTTCCAACGGAATTGAACCCACTCTCATGTATGGAAAATCAGAAGTCGATGTGAGAAAATCTGTCGAACAATTATTACGGACAGCCCAAACCTATTTCCATTTTCCTGTTCCAACCATAGCTGTTATCAATGGTCATTGTATGGCGGCTGGTGCCGTATTTGCATTGTTTTCGGATTACCGTTACATGGTGGACAAGGGGGGAAGGATTGGTTTTTCAGAAGCAATTGTCGGACTAAACTTCCCTTGTATTCCAACGATCATTTTACAAGACTTAGTTGGTGTGAAGGCAACCAGAGATTTACTTTTTACGGGAAAACAAATCAAAGGTCCTGAAGCGAAAGAAATGGGTCTTGTGGATGAATTGTTCAGTGCAGAAGATTTGTATCCAGAGGCGATGAAACTTGCTGAATCTCTTTCCAAGCTCACTTTGAATTCGAGTCGTGGAATGAAAACGGCCTTACGAGAACCTTACCGTGCTCAGATGGAATCGTTATTCCAATTGGATGCTGATCTATTTACAAAAGTAATTTTGTCACCAGATGGACAGGAAGGATTTTTATCCCTTATCGAAAAACGCAGGCCAAAGTTTACGACATGA
- a CDS encoding arsenosugar biosynthesis-associated peroxidase-like protein: MAENHYYNAKDLGKFGEIGRTNPALADKFFGYYNAVMAEGALTEREKALIALAVAHALKCPYCIDAYTTTSLQKGADEAQMNEAVHVAAAMAAGINLVHSVQMQNKIDELSF, from the coding sequence ATGGCTGAAAATCATTATTATAACGCAAAGGACTTAGGGAAATTTGGGGAAATTGGTAGGACGAATCCCGCCCTTGCTGATAAATTTTTTGGATATTACAATGCTGTGATGGCAGAAGGTGCTTTGACTGAAAGAGAAAAGGCACTCATTGCGCTAGCAGTGGCGCATGCACTCAAATGTCCTTATTGTATCGATGCGTATACAACCACCTCACTTCAAAAAGGTGCTGATGAAGCGCAGATGAACGAAGCGGTTCATGTGGCGGCAGCAATGGCAGCAGGGATCAACTTAGTACATAGCGTACAAATGCAAAATAAAATTGATGAACTTTCGTTTTAA
- the arsS gene encoding arsenosugar biosynthesis radical SAM (seleno)protein ArsS (Some members of this family are selenoproteins.), translated as MNITEQHSALDSFSGNPFLKTVGKPIQARSLKVFQINVGKWCNQACRHCHVDASPIRSEMMDRETAEACIELISKIPEVETVDITGGAPEGNPNFKFLVIEARRLGKRVMDRCNLTILEEPGYEWLYEFLKENQVEIVSSLPSVLENVTDKQRGKGVYQKSITALKKLNALGYGTTLPIHLVYNPNGLFLSSGQAQLEKEYKENLFKKYGIVFNQLFCINNLPINRFLGSLVRSGKFEMYMETLVNAYNPATVNGLMCLDQISVGYDGSVYDCDFNQMLELKSKEVKHIKDFDLPAYLGREIVVANHCYGCTAGAGSSCGGEIV; from the coding sequence ATGAATATAACGGAACAACATTCCGCCTTAGATAGTTTTAGCGGGAATCCATTTTTAAAGACCGTGGGGAAACCGATCCAAGCTCGTTCCTTAAAGGTGTTTCAAATCAACGTGGGGAAATGGTGTAACCAAGCTTGTCGTCATTGCCATGTAGATGCATCGCCTATCCGCAGTGAGATGATGGATCGAGAAACAGCTGAAGCTTGTATCGAACTCATTTCCAAAATTCCTGAAGTTGAAACCGTTGACATCACTGGAGGTGCACCCGAAGGAAATCCAAATTTTAAATTCCTTGTGATAGAAGCAAGACGACTTGGAAAACGAGTGATGGATCGTTGTAATCTTACCATTCTCGAAGAACCAGGGTATGAATGGTTATATGAGTTTCTGAAGGAGAATCAAGTAGAGATTGTTTCATCTTTGCCTTCTGTATTAGAAAATGTAACCGACAAACAAAGGGGAAAAGGTGTGTATCAAAAATCGATCACCGCCTTAAAAAAGTTAAATGCACTTGGTTATGGAACAACGCTCCCCATTCATTTGGTTTACAATCCAAATGGTTTGTTTTTAAGTTCAGGGCAAGCGCAGCTAGAAAAAGAATACAAAGAGAATCTATTTAAAAAGTATGGCATTGTATTCAACCAATTGTTTTGTATCAATAATCTTCCGATCAATCGGTTTTTAGGATCTCTTGTCCGAAGTGGCAAGTTCGAAATGTACATGGAAACTTTGGTGAATGCATACAATCCAGCAACAGTGAATGGATTAATGTGTTTGGATCAAATATCGGTTGGGTATGATGGATCTGTTTATGATTGTGATTTTAATCAGATGTTGGAATTAAAATCGAAGGAAGTCAAACATATCAAAGATTTCGATTTGCCTGCATACCTAGGTCGGGAGATCGTTGTAGCAAACCACTGTTATGGGTGTACGGCAGGTGCTGGATCCAGCTGTGGTGGAGAGATTGTTTAG
- the map gene encoding type I methionyl aminopeptidase → MSIQNEKDLQGILNAGKFVAKVRELLKLLAKPGVSTLELDMVAKQEFEKAGAFSAPKFDYKFPGYTCISTNLEIAHGIPKRETILKEGDLVNVDVSAKLDGYYADTGISFVVGNANPSLSKLCETAIEGTMRATKQAFTGNYLRNIGREIHSAAKENGFTVIKNLAGHGTGKKLHEEPQVLVYEDRRDHRKLNQGLVLAIESFISTGSQTAYEESDGWTLVAGNRQGVLSYVAQCEHTVIVQNGKPIIATL, encoded by the coding sequence ATGTCCATTCAAAATGAAAAAGACTTACAAGGCATTTTAAATGCAGGAAAGTTTGTCGCAAAAGTTCGTGAACTATTAAAACTTTTAGCAAAACCTGGTGTATCCACATTGGAACTTGATATGGTCGCCAAACAAGAATTTGAGAAGGCGGGTGCATTTTCTGCTCCTAAATTTGATTACAAATTTCCAGGTTATACCTGTATCAGTACCAATTTGGAAATTGCTCATGGTATCCCCAAAAGAGAAACCATTTTGAAAGAAGGAGATTTGGTGAATGTAGACGTATCGGCAAAACTTGATGGTTACTACGCCGATACAGGGATTTCGTTTGTGGTTGGCAATGCGAATCCCTCATTAAGCAAACTTTGCGAAACTGCAATTGAAGGTACAATGCGAGCCACAAAACAAGCATTCACTGGAAATTATCTGAGGAATATTGGAAGAGAAATCCATTCTGCTGCGAAAGAAAACGGATTCACTGTTATCAAAAACTTAGCAGGACACGGAACTGGAAAAAAACTCCACGAAGAACCACAAGTATTGGTGTATGAAGATAGAAGAGACCATCGCAAACTGAACCAAGGTCTAGTCCTTGCCATCGAATCTTTTATCTCAACTGGCAGCCAAACAGCTTATGAAGAATCTGATGGTTGGACTCTCGTGGCAGGGAATAGGCAAGGTGTCTTAAGTTATGTTGCTCAGTGTGAACACACAGTCATTGTTCAAAATGGAAAACCGATTATTGCTACCTTGTAA
- a CDS encoding alpha/beta hydrolase produces the protein MPSLEIIESGVSHTEAKGILILWPSTGGNARSFRIRDSELITHGLRLIRFNPPSHGNSDGIYDPKVAISLLYDYLKAKQYLNHRLFGIGHSGGGAALLLLAKQIPFQKLFLLAPILNSVLSLKFLYESDSIEEFSRLLLQPEVADDEFPNNLILNTLSNSDWLVTGKVDPLSFPIKNTRIQVASLAEFLRNLFLPGFQVSEGDLAHHSEVTIFLPKEDKWFPKENTIQFAKKNQIRVVEILEAPDHFFSRSWLRVWNEIQAIGW, from the coding sequence TTGCCTTCTCTAGAAATCATTGAATCTGGAGTTTCGCATACTGAAGCTAAGGGAATTCTTATTCTTTGGCCAAGTACCGGTGGAAATGCTCGTTCGTTTCGCATTCGAGACTCAGAGCTTATCACACACGGACTTCGACTGATACGATTTAATCCACCTTCCCATGGAAATTCAGATGGAATTTATGATCCAAAAGTCGCCATTTCCTTGTTATACGACTATTTGAAAGCTAAACAATATTTAAATCATAGATTATTTGGTATCGGTCATAGTGGAGGGGGAGCAGCACTTTTGCTTTTGGCAAAACAGATCCCGTTTCAGAAATTGTTTTTGTTAGCTCCAATTTTGAATAGTGTTTTAAGCCTAAAATTTTTATACGAATCAGATTCGATCGAAGAGTTCAGTCGTTTGCTTTTACAACCAGAAGTAGCAGATGATGAGTTTCCAAACAATCTGATACTAAACACTCTCTCCAATTCAGATTGGCTTGTGACAGGGAAGGTAGATCCACTTTCTTTCCCAATCAAAAATACGAGAATTCAGGTGGCATCACTTGCGGAGTTTTTGCGAAATCTGTTTTTGCCAGGATTTCAGGTGTCAGAGGGAGACCTCGCTCACCATTCAGAAGTGACCATCTTTCTTCCCAAGGAAGACAAATGGTTCCCGAAAGAGAACACGATCCAATTTGCAAAAAAGAACCAAATTCGAGTCGTTGAAATTCTAGAAGCGCCAGATCATTTTTTCTCTCGAAGCTGGCTTCGCGTATGGAACGAGATTCAGGCAATTGGATGGTGA
- a CDS encoding MAPEG family protein — MEPIYLTLILFTLWTLGLGITLITYRSVQVLLGKKKSNEFPAGVQHGTDFNWRLNRAHLNSLENLPLFVTVVFLTVSLGKVDSFVNQAGYVILGARVTQSLIHLVSSDVMFVNIRFTFYMIQIFTYIILLLRLF, encoded by the coding sequence GTGGAGCCAATTTATTTAACGTTGATTTTGTTTACGCTATGGACTTTGGGACTTGGGATCACTTTGATTACCTATCGAAGCGTACAAGTGTTACTTGGTAAGAAAAAATCGAATGAATTCCCTGCCGGTGTCCAACATGGCACAGACTTCAATTGGAGACTCAATCGCGCGCACTTGAATAGTTTGGAAAATCTACCTTTGTTTGTGACAGTTGTATTTTTAACTGTGAGTTTAGGAAAAGTTGATAGTTTCGTGAACCAAGCAGGTTATGTCATCTTGGGAGCACGAGTCACCCAATCCTTGATTCATTTAGTTTCGAGTGATGTGATGTTTGTGAACATTCGATTTACTTTTTATATGATCCAAATATTCACATACATCATTTTACTTTTGCGACTTTTCTAA
- a CDS encoding NAD(P)H-dependent glycerol-3-phosphate dehydrogenase: MKIGIIGAGSFGTALGSILADKGYDVTLWTRSEEQARSINQNHMNSKHMPDLVLPEKLKASTDLIEVVKDKDMIVSAPPSHALSGILREIKDHIPSKVPIVSASKGIENESLRLVSEIFESELPGQYHSQLSYLSGPSFAKEMVKRVPTIVSIASKNEATAKRVQEIFSFTYFRTYWTPDVVGVEVGGALKNVIAIAAGVADGLGFGQNTRAALITRGLNEITRMGIKMGADPMTFLGPSGMGDLVLTCCGEASRNRTVGFRLGKGEKLKEILASMNEVAEGVKTTLSTKNLADKLGVEMAITQEVYRMLYEDKDPKEVVKALMSRDLKREGV, from the coding sequence ATGAAGATTGGAATCATTGGTGCAGGAAGTTTTGGCACTGCACTAGGTAGTATTTTAGCAGACAAGGGTTACGATGTCACTTTGTGGACACGTAGTGAAGAGCAGGCGCGTTCCATCAATCAAAACCATATGAATTCCAAACATATGCCCGATTTGGTCCTTCCAGAAAAACTGAAAGCAAGCACCGACCTCATTGAAGTTGTGAAAGACAAAGACATGATCGTCTCAGCACCTCCAAGCCACGCCCTCTCAGGGATTTTACGCGAAATCAAAGACCATATCCCCTCAAAAGTCCCCATTGTTTCCGCATCCAAAGGGATCGAAAATGAAAGCCTGCGACTTGTTTCCGAAATCTTTGAATCAGAACTTCCTGGACAATACCATTCTCAATTGTCTTACCTCTCTGGACCCAGTTTTGCCAAAGAAATGGTCAAACGAGTCCCTACCATCGTTTCCATCGCTTCCAAAAACGAAGCCACCGCCAAACGCGTGCAAGAGATCTTCAGTTTCACTTACTTTCGAACCTACTGGACACCCGATGTCGTCGGTGTTGAAGTTGGTGGAGCGTTAAAGAACGTAATTGCCATTGCTGCCGGAGTGGCCGACGGTCTTGGGTTTGGTCAAAACACAAGAGCCGCTCTCATCACACGCGGGTTAAACGAAATTACTCGTATGGGAATCAAAATGGGGGCAGACCCAATGACGTTTCTCGGACCATCCGGAATGGGGGACCTTGTCCTCACGTGTTGCGGGGAAGCATCACGAAATCGTACTGTAGGTTTTCGATTGGGCAAAGGGGAAAAATTAAAAGAAATTTTAGCCTCCATGAATGAAGTGGCAGAAGGAGTCAAAACAACTCTTTCGACTAAAAATTTAGCAGATAAATTAGGAGTGGAGATGGCAATCACACAAGAAGTTTATCGTATGTTATATGAAGACAAAGATCCAAAAGAAGTGGTCAAAGCTCTGATGAGCCGTGACCTCAAACGAGAAGGTGTTTAG
- a CDS encoding metallophosphoesterase, with the protein MKIIYLTDIHDGLHGLKRILQSTEADLYLFSGDIIYKAFFSFDRIIDFCGVQEELYYLLTERKDDSTPFDFTTHAIRFPEKYSTAIVEKSQKYRDLYKLAAKTMKEKYEIIEKLIVKYAKSPVYCLPGNYDLDLQYTELYQREVHRKSFEFRNIKVSGYGGAPIWTSGIPEKLTVVFHEYTKNGKNYSEPEDFFREELPDICWIHNPAYGYFDTIPGVGKCGSQGIRRYLDDESPSLVVSGHVHEDQGIKKTKNTVFINPSNFGAVDSLHGFQEGGYYAEIFMDGKDVVQSNLCQLRNEEWHRLIEVDCSEKQLKLISQNPISTVSSEDYIRGN; encoded by the coding sequence ATGAAAATCATTTATCTGACGGATATCCATGACGGTCTTCATGGTCTCAAAAGGATTCTGCAATCAACAGAAGCAGACCTATATTTGTTTTCTGGTGATATCATTTACAAAGCATTTTTTTCTTTCGATCGTATCATTGATTTCTGTGGTGTTCAGGAAGAATTGTATTATCTTTTAACAGAAAGAAAAGATGATTCCACTCCGTTTGATTTTACAACGCATGCTATCCGATTTCCTGAAAAATATTCAACAGCCATTGTGGAAAAATCTCAGAAATACAGAGACTTATATAAATTGGCTGCCAAAACAATGAAGGAAAAATATGAGATCATCGAAAAACTCATTGTTAAGTATGCTAAATCACCTGTGTATTGTTTGCCGGGAAATTATGACTTAGATTTGCAATATACTGAATTGTACCAAAGAGAAGTTCATAGAAAGAGTTTTGAATTTCGAAATATCAAAGTCTCTGGTTATGGTGGAGCACCAATATGGACGTCTGGGATTCCTGAAAAGTTAACTGTAGTTTTTCACGAGTATACGAAGAATGGAAAAAATTATAGTGAACCGGAAGATTTTTTTCGAGAGGAACTTCCTGATATTTGTTGGATCCACAATCCTGCGTATGGATATTTTGATACGATCCCTGGAGTGGGAAAATGTGGAAGCCAAGGAATTCGAAGGTATTTGGATGATGAATCACCATCCCTTGTCGTTTCAGGCCATGTGCATGAAGACCAAGGAATTAAAAAAACAAAAAATACAGTTTTTATCAATCCATCTAACTTTGGCGCAGTGGATTCACTACATGGGTTCCAAGAAGGTGGGTATTATGCGGAAATTTTTATGGACGGGAAAGATGTTGTACAATCCAATCTTTGCCAATTGAGAAATGAGGAGTGGCATCGGTTGATTGAAGTAGATTGTTCGGAAAAACAATTAAAGCTCATTTCCCAAAATCCTATCTCCACTGTGAGTTCAGAAGATTACATTCGAGGAAATTAA